One part of the Thermodesulfobacterium commune DSM 2178 genome encodes these proteins:
- a CDS encoding DJ-1/PfpI family protein has translation MGAKRILMLVGDYVEDYEAMVPFQMLQMVGHQVDAVCPGKKPGDVVKTAVHDFEGDQTYLERRGHNFRITADFDSINPEDYDGLVIPGGRAPEYLRLNDKIIQIVKHFAEKNKPIAAICHGPQLLTAADVIRGKKLTAYPAVKAEIVLAGGIWCDVNETFTNVCVDGNIVTAPAWTAHPWWMAKFLELLGTKIEP, from the coding sequence ATGGGTGCCAAAAGGATACTGATGTTGGTGGGAGACTATGTGGAAGATTATGAAGCTATGGTTCCATTTCAGATGCTTCAGATGGTGGGGCATCAGGTCGATGCAGTGTGTCCTGGGAAAAAACCTGGAGATGTGGTAAAAACAGCAGTCCATGATTTTGAGGGAGATCAAACTTATTTAGAAAGAAGAGGGCATAACTTTAGGATCACCGCAGATTTTGATAGTATAAACCCAGAAGATTATGACGGTCTTGTAATACCCGGAGGTAGAGCTCCTGAATATTTAAGGTTAAACGACAAAATCATCCAGATAGTCAAACACTTTGCCGAAAAAAACAAACCCATCGCAGCCATATGTCATGGGCCTCAACTACTCACCGCAGCAGACGTGATTAGAGGTAAAAAGCTTACGGCTTATCCAGCAGTAAAAGCTGAAATAGTGCTTGCTGGTGGGATATGGTGTGACGTAAACGAAACTTTTACTAACGTATGCGTAGACGGAAACATCGTTACTGCCCCCGCCTGGACGGCTCATCCTTGGTGGATGGCTAAATTTCTTGAACTCTTAGGAACAAAAATTGAACCTTAA
- a CDS encoding ammonia-forming cytochrome c nitrite reductase subunit c552 → MKRKSLWLGLTLMVLVSLIAGCKPPEKAKDFRQEAFKIAENEVDPEVWGKAFPLHYEMWKKESEPTPAGLSKYKRGWDTDKIVYDKLSEFPFLAVIYNGFGFGREYNEPRGHYYRMIDLQEIDPSRTKPGGVCLTCKTPYSADLEKQYGAKYYNTPFKEALGWIPEKHRNLGGSCLDCHDPKTMNLHIRRAFTLGKALKDLGIDEKGLTHQQMRSLVCAQCHVTYVIPRDQDMKPTGIFFPWQGSKWGDISIENIIKVLKSNPAYGEWKQAVTGFKLAFIRHPEFELYSRNSVHWNAGVSCADCHMPYKRMGSYKVSEHRVMSPLKDNMRSCKQCHPQSADWLKQQVIAIQDRTISAYIRAGYQTAVAAKLFEKVHLAQTQGKTIDQTLYNKAKDLYLEAIYRVIFVGAENSVGFHNPTEAMRILTDALGFASKSESLLRTILAKAGVEVPAKIDLEISKYINNRGEKKLNFRPEQEFKDPFGIQQLFEGML, encoded by the coding sequence ATGAAACGAAAGTCTTTGTGGTTAGGTTTAACCCTTATGGTTTTGGTTTCTTTGATAGCTGGTTGTAAGCCTCCAGAAAAAGCAAAAGATTTCCGTCAGGAAGCTTTTAAGATAGCTGAAAACGAGGTAGACCCAGAGGTATGGGGAAAAGCTTTCCCTCTTCACTATGAAATGTGGAAAAAAGAGTCTGAACCTACTCCTGCAGGCTTAAGCAAGTATAAGAGAGGTTGGGATACTGATAAAATAGTCTATGATAAACTCTCTGAGTTTCCTTTCTTAGCTGTTATTTATAACGGATTTGGATTTGGTAGAGAGTATAACGAGCCAAGGGGACATTACTACAGGATGATAGACCTTCAAGAGATAGACCCCTCAAGAACCAAACCCGGAGGAGTTTGTCTGACCTGCAAGACTCCCTATTCTGCTGACCTTGAAAAACAGTATGGGGCTAAATATTACAACACTCCGTTTAAAGAGGCATTGGGTTGGATCCCAGAAAAACACCGGAACCTTGGTGGTTCTTGTTTAGATTGTCATGACCCTAAAACGATGAACCTCCATATAAGAAGGGCATTTACCTTAGGGAAGGCTTTAAAGGATTTAGGAATAGACGAAAAAGGGTTAACCCATCAACAGATGAGAAGTTTGGTGTGTGCTCAATGCCATGTTACTTATGTAATTCCGAGAGACCAGGATATGAAGCCTACAGGCATCTTTTTCCCATGGCAAGGCAGTAAATGGGGAGATATCAGCATAGAAAACATCATTAAAGTTTTAAAAAGCAACCCAGCTTATGGAGAGTGGAAACAGGCGGTCACAGGGTTTAAATTGGCCTTTATCAGACATCCTGAGTTTGAGCTTTATTCAAGAAACTCGGTGCACTGGAATGCAGGGGTCTCTTGTGCTGATTGTCATATGCCTTACAAAAGGATGGGGAGCTATAAGGTAAGTGAACACAGAGTAATGAGTCCTCTAAAAGATAACATGAGGTCTTGTAAACAATGCCATCCTCAAAGTGCTGATTGGTTAAAACAGCAAGTGATTGCCATTCAGGATAGGACGATTTCTGCCTATATAAGGGCTGGATATCAGACAGCGGTAGCAGCCAAACTTTTCGAGAAGGTGCATCTGGCTCAAACTCAAGGGAAGACCATAGACCAGACTTTATACAACAAAGCTAAAGACCTTTATTTAGAAGCTATCTATAGGGTAATCTTTGTAGGAGCAGAAAATTCAGTAGGGTTTCACAACCCCACAGAGGCTATGAGGATTTTAACAGACGCTTTAGGATTTGCCTCTAAGTCAGAGTCTCTTTTAAGAACTATTCTGGCTAAAGCAGGAGTAGAGGTTCCTGCAAAAATAGACCTTGAGATTTCTAAATATATCAACAACAGAGGTGAAAAGAAACTTAACTTTAGGCCAGAGCAGGAGTTCAAAGACCCCTTTGGAATACAACAACTTTTTGAAGGGATGCTTTAA
- a CDS encoding Trm112 family protein produces MEQERIRVYLEVLACPKCKGELEFLVFQDKEGFVCKTCKLLYPIVEDIPVMLVEEALKLEDLSF; encoded by the coding sequence ATGGAACAAGAGAGAATTAGAGTTTATTTAGAGGTACTTGCTTGTCCTAAATGTAAAGGCGAGCTTGAGTTTTTGGTTTTTCAGGATAAAGAAGGATTTGTTTGCAAGACCTGTAAACTACTTTATCCGATAGTAGAAGACATCCCGGTGATGTTGGTAGAAGAGGCTTTAAAACTTGAAGATTTAAGTTTTTGA
- the efp gene encoding elongation factor P has protein sequence MAYTTSDFRRGLKIEWEGKPYEILEFQHVKISKNQPTVRTRLKDLTTGRVFEVNFRAGEKFEKPDLQEKEMQFLYKEKGQYVFMDLEDYDQVYLREEEVGEAAKFLKENLNVYIIYYRGKVIGIDLPNIVELEVIDTEPGVRGDTVGSATKPATLETGAVIQVPLFINKGDKIKVDTRTGEYIERAV, from the coding sequence ATGGCTTATACTACTTCAGATTTCAGAAGAGGTTTAAAAATAGAATGGGAGGGGAAACCCTACGAGATTTTAGAGTTTCAGCATGTCAAGATTTCCAAAAACCAGCCTACGGTTAGAACTAGATTAAAAGACTTGACTACTGGAAGGGTTTTTGAGGTAAACTTTCGTGCAGGAGAAAAGTTTGAAAAACCTGACTTACAAGAAAAGGAGATGCAGTTTTTATACAAGGAAAAAGGACAATATGTATTTATGGATTTAGAGGATTATGACCAGGTTTACCTTAGAGAAGAAGAAGTAGGGGAGGCAGCAAAGTTTCTCAAAGAAAACTTAAATGTTTATATCATCTATTATCGGGGGAAGGTGATAGGTATAGACCTTCCTAACATCGTGGAGTTAGAGGTGATAGATACTGAGCCAGGGGTTAGAGGGGATACCGTTGGTTCTGCTACCAAGCCGGCTACCCTTGAAACCGGAGCTGTCATTCAAGTACCACTTTTTATCAACAAAGGGGACAAGATAAAGGTAGATACCAGGACAGGCGAATATATCGAGAGGGCTGTATAG
- the nrfH gene encoding cytochrome c nitrite reductase small subunit → MKNKVAIGVVFLGVVLFVGLLGMPKLVAYTSKNSYCASCHVMEDQSLSLRKSGLHNQLNCIDCHLPHDNKLRHYFWKGVDGTKDLVKFHLNLIPEEITLSSHGKVLVQENCIRCHKDMVSMINVKDRNCWECHVKVRHKLSSSLEVLEK, encoded by the coding sequence ATGAAAAATAAGGTAGCTATAGGGGTGGTGTTTTTAGGGGTGGTTTTGTTTGTGGGTTTGTTAGGTATGCCTAAGCTTGTTGCCTATACCAGTAAAAATTCCTATTGCGCAAGTTGTCATGTGATGGAAGACCAGAGCCTTTCTTTAAGAAAGTCCGGGTTGCATAATCAGCTTAATTGCATAGACTGCCATCTTCCTCATGACAATAAACTCAGACATTATTTTTGGAAAGGTGTTGACGGAACTAAGGATTTGGTAAAGTTTCACCTAAATCTTATACCAGAGGAAATTACCCTATCTTCTCATGGTAAAGTTTTGGTTCAGGAAAATTGTATAAGGTGTCATAAAGATATGGTGTCTATGATAAATGTGAAAGACAGAAACTGCTGGGAATGTCATGTAAAGGTAAGGCATAAATTAAGTAGCAGTTTAGAAGTTTTAGAAAAATAA
- a CDS encoding bis-aminopropyl spermidine synthase family protein, translating into MKSLERIKKQVLRVLAKDRASFWQLINYQDAHLVDFLEAIKQLLQEGKIKYEKPYFYLADEGLPIFPYESPGCLFCSPFEQNPFWKQVLKDFIEITKDRPLPTSDFDQGFIKPEDTVKRTAFIYERGDLEGTEVFILGDDDLISLSMALTKLPKRIVVVEIDERINRFIKEKANLIGYQNIEVYNYNVIEKLPAELCKKFDIFVTDPVETQKGLKLFVNRCIQSLKGEGSVGYIGFTHREASLKKWYDFQKFILDSGFVLTDILRDFTTYPEEENQWEDFYRTYRIMREFDLSMPEVDWYKSCFVRFEAVEDPKVLDIEVPADLEELYFDDESWATPLPSYLEKNRKEG; encoded by the coding sequence GTGAAAAGTTTAGAGCGTATTAAAAAACAAGTGTTAAGAGTACTGGCTAAAGATAGGGCCTCTTTTTGGCAGCTGATAAACTATCAAGATGCTCATCTGGTAGATTTTTTGGAAGCTATCAAACAGCTTCTCCAGGAAGGTAAAATAAAATATGAAAAACCCTATTTTTATCTTGCTGATGAGGGTTTGCCGATTTTTCCGTATGAAAGTCCAGGATGTCTTTTTTGTTCTCCTTTTGAGCAAAATCCTTTTTGGAAGCAGGTTTTAAAAGATTTTATAGAGATTACTAAGGACCGTCCTTTACCAACCAGTGATTTTGACCAGGGTTTTATAAAACCAGAAGATACGGTCAAAAGGACTGCTTTTATCTATGAAAGAGGTGATCTTGAAGGGACAGAGGTTTTTATCTTAGGAGATGACGATTTAATCTCTCTCAGCATGGCTCTTACCAAACTACCCAAAAGGATAGTGGTGGTAGAAATAGACGAAAGGATTAACAGATTTATCAAAGAAAAAGCAAACCTGATTGGTTATCAAAACATAGAGGTCTATAATTATAACGTGATAGAAAAACTTCCTGCCGAGCTTTGTAAAAAGTTTGATATATTTGTTACAGACCCTGTAGAGACGCAGAAGGGGTTGAAACTTTTTGTAAACAGATGTATCCAGTCTTTAAAAGGTGAGGGATCGGTGGGTTATATAGGGTTTACCCATCGAGAAGCTTCGTTAAAAAAGTGGTATGACTTTCAAAAGTTTATCTTGGACTCAGGTTTTGTTTTAACTGATATTCTAAGGGATTTTACCACCTATCCTGAGGAAGAAAATCAATGGGAGGATTTTTACCGGACTTACAGGATTATGAGGGAGTTTGATTTGTCGATGCCAGAGGTAGATTGGTATAAGTCTTGTTTTGTTAGGTTTGAAGCTGTAGAAGATCCTAAAGTGTTAGACATAGAGGTTCCTGCTGATCTTGAAGAGCTTTATTTTGATGATGAATCCTGGGCAACCCCCTTACCTTCTTATTTAGAGAAAAATAGAAAAGAGGGGTAA
- a CDS encoding sensor domain-containing diguanylate cyclase, whose product MKDFLRSYKSYILILISVLFGWTLGIWFIYYNFQKQKQTIFSNHLDHKLAMYNSVLYSMKELTSLYAQGIGASQNIKNIFTTYKENEEVLRKKIYQFLLPFIKSLVSLEIDLHFHTQEGRSLLRFYNPSVYGEDLTQYREDVVYVMTHKKPVFGFSTGKMLSGFRHTFPLLDERGDYLGGVDFIISLKHFEKLVYQLNPGACFRLIFNKKETVDKLEEPYKSQFSHSFFGEDLVEYQGSFRNDSLCGSTLHGLQQDLKFKKAISSDKPHIVELKQQGKVYEVVTLPIKDFKEKTVGYLLIIQRAEAVEGLYKEFYRNVYIYTLLLLLILFISFYTNRKARESFLERKKFNTVIQFMESAVYTVKELKINFVNPKLLKLLGYSEEDLIGKRDHEVFVEPVDDRCEICEAISKGEEFTGDMVLKKKDGSYLIANVKVSHVRDELGKVVETVVCFWDITLRKKLEDALYLNSITDPLTRLFNRRFIATVLENLKEKASETKQTFSVIIIDIDNFKRINDLYGHDVGDEVLSVLAETLKGQLRDQDIVGRWGGEEFIVVLPETDLKNSVLVAEKLRKAVEDLEIGIHRLKITISLGVSEYRLKEKEEIASLIKRADSALYLAKRSGKNCVKFET is encoded by the coding sequence ATGAAAGATTTTTTACGGTCTTATAAATCTTACATTCTAATTCTGATTTCAGTTTTATTTGGCTGGACTTTAGGTATTTGGTTTATCTATTATAACTTTCAGAAGCAAAAGCAAACTATTTTTTCAAACCACTTAGACCATAAGCTTGCGATGTACAATTCGGTCCTTTATTCGATGAAAGAGTTAACCTCCCTTTATGCCCAAGGGATAGGAGCCTCTCAAAACATAAAAAACATTTTTACAACCTATAAGGAGAATGAAGAGGTCTTAAGAAAGAAGATCTATCAGTTTCTTTTGCCTTTTATCAAAAGCCTTGTCAGTTTAGAAATAGACCTTCATTTTCATACTCAAGAAGGAAGGAGTCTTTTAAGATTTTATAATCCTTCTGTTTATGGAGAGGATCTTACTCAATATAGAGAAGACGTGGTTTATGTAATGACACACAAAAAACCTGTGTTTGGATTTTCTACAGGAAAAATGCTGAGTGGTTTTAGACATACTTTTCCTTTACTTGATGAAAGAGGGGATTACCTAGGAGGTGTTGATTTTATCATTTCTTTAAAACATTTTGAAAAGTTGGTTTATCAGCTAAACCCAGGAGCTTGTTTCAGGCTGATTTTTAATAAAAAAGAGACGGTAGACAAACTTGAAGAACCATATAAGTCTCAGTTTTCGCACAGTTTTTTTGGAGAAGACTTGGTTGAATACCAGGGGAGTTTTAGAAATGACAGTTTATGTGGTAGTACCTTACACGGTTTACAGCAAGACCTTAAATTTAAAAAGGCCATATCTTCAGATAAGCCACATATTGTTGAGTTAAAACAACAAGGAAAAGTTTATGAGGTAGTAACCCTTCCTATCAAGGATTTTAAAGAAAAAACTGTAGGGTATTTGTTAATCATCCAGAGGGCAGAGGCGGTAGAGGGGTTATATAAAGAGTTTTATAGGAATGTTTATATTTACACCCTCTTATTGCTGTTGATACTTTTTATTTCTTTTTACACCAACCGTAAAGCAAGGGAAAGCTTTTTGGAACGGAAAAAATTTAATACGGTTATTCAGTTCATGGAAAGTGCCGTTTATACGGTGAAAGAACTTAAGATTAACTTTGTAAACCCAAAACTTTTAAAACTTTTAGGGTATTCAGAAGAAGATTTGATCGGAAAGAGGGACCATGAGGTTTTTGTAGAGCCGGTAGATGACAGGTGTGAGATATGTGAGGCTATTTCAAAAGGAGAGGAATTTACAGGGGATATGGTTCTTAAAAAGAAAGATGGTTCTTACTTGATAGCTAACGTTAAGGTTTCTCATGTTAGAGATGAGTTAGGAAAGGTCGTTGAAACAGTCGTATGTTTTTGGGATATAACTTTAAGAAAAAAATTAGAAGATGCACTTTACTTAAACTCTATCACCGACCCACTTACCAGGCTTTTTAACAGAAGGTTTATAGCTACGGTTTTAGAAAATCTTAAAGAAAAAGCCAGCGAGACCAAACAAACTTTTTCAGTAATTATAATAGATATAGATAACTTTAAAAGGATAAACGACCTTTATGGGCATGACGTAGGTGATGAGGTTTTGAGTGTTCTTGCTGAAACTTTAAAAGGACAGCTTAGAGACCAGGATATAGTTGGGCGCTGGGGAGGAGAAGAGTTTATCGTGGTTTTACCAGAAACAGACCTTAAAAATTCAGTTTTGGTAGCAGAAAAACTAAGAAAAGCAGTAGAAGATTTAGAAATAGGTATTCATCGGCTTAAAATCACCATAAGCCTAGGGGTAAGTGAATACCGTTTAAAAGAAAAAGAAGAAATCGCAAGCTTGATAAAACGAGCAGACTCAGCCCTTTATTTAGCAAAAAGGTCGGGAAAAAATTGCGTAAAATTTGAAACATGA
- the moaA gene encoding GTP 3',8-cyclase MoaA: MLIDPFGRKIEYLRISVTDKCNFRCIYCFTHKNWKWLPHHEILRLEEIEEVVKVGAKLGVKRVRITGGEPLVRKNIESLVERIASISGIEDLSLTTNGYFLEELGEKLKKAGLKRINLSLDTLNPEKFYKITGVDGFSKVKRGLELALDLGFSPVKVNVVVIRGFNDEEVLDLAKLTLEKPIEVRFIEFMPIGGNSLWDKSHIVDTQEIKKTLETYRPLLPADSVGGGPAKVFRWEGAKGKIGLISPISEHFCHRCNRFRITADGRLRPCLFSDYEINLKTALREKKVSLEELFLQALKVKPEGHRLNSTLKPMRAIGG; encoded by the coding sequence ATGCTGATAGACCCTTTTGGAAGGAAAATAGAGTATCTCAGGATCTCTGTAACCGATAAGTGTAATTTTAGATGTATTTATTGTTTTACCCATAAAAACTGGAAATGGTTGCCACACCATGAAATTCTTAGGCTTGAGGAAATAGAAGAGGTGGTTAAGGTAGGTGCTAAGCTTGGGGTTAAAAGGGTAAGGATTACCGGAGGAGAGCCTCTGGTGAGAAAAAACATAGAAAGTCTGGTAGAAAGGATTGCCAGTATTTCAGGGATAGAAGATTTAAGTCTTACCACCAACGGCTATTTTCTTGAGGAGCTTGGGGAAAAACTTAAAAAGGCAGGTTTAAAAAGAATAAACCTTAGTTTAGATACCCTAAACCCAGAAAAATTTTATAAAATCACAGGGGTCGATGGGTTTTCAAAGGTAAAAAGAGGTTTAGAGTTGGCTTTAGATTTAGGTTTTTCCCCGGTAAAGGTTAACGTGGTAGTGATTAGAGGTTTTAACGACGAAGAGGTTTTAGATTTGGCTAAGCTTACCTTAGAAAAACCGATAGAGGTAAGGTTTATCGAGTTTATGCCAATAGGAGGAAATTCTCTTTGGGATAAAAGTCACATAGTAGACACACAGGAAATCAAAAAAACATTGGAAACATACCGGCCTCTCTTACCTGCTGATTCAGTAGGTGGTGGTCCTGCGAAGGTTTTTAGATGGGAGGGAGCTAAGGGTAAAATAGGGCTTATCTCTCCTATTTCTGAACATTTTTGCCATAGATGTAATCGCTTTAGGATTACCGCAGACGGAAGGTTAAGGCCTTGTCTTTTTTCAGACTATGAGATAAACTTAAAAACCGCTTTAAGAGAAAAGAAGGTTTCCTTAGAAGAGTTGTTTCTTCAGGCACTAAAAGTAAAGCCCGAAGGGCATAGATTAAATTCTACTTTAAAACCTATGAGGGCTATCGGAGGTTAG
- a CDS encoding DUF4416 family protein: MSHPKEPAPVCFFIALTTQDFSIGEQALTPLTSELGGVIFSSEAFDFSSFTHYYEKEMGRNLKKRFYFFENLKSPDFLVELKHICYKIELSYTTEFGKRKVNLDPGYVELSKVVLSTFKDYAHRIYLGRGVFAEVTLIYKDKSFISLPWTYPDYQAFIPVFNQAREIYKGLKKRSLC; this comes from the coding sequence ATGAGCCATCCTAAAGAACCAGCTCCTGTCTGTTTCTTTATAGCTCTGACTACTCAGGATTTTTCTATAGGAGAACAGGCTTTAACTCCTTTAACCTCAGAGCTTGGAGGAGTAATTTTTTCCTCTGAAGCTTTTGACTTTTCTTCTTTCACCCATTACTACGAGAAAGAAATGGGAAGAAATCTAAAAAAGAGGTTTTATTTTTTTGAAAATTTGAAAAGTCCTGATTTTTTGGTGGAGTTAAAACATATTTGTTACAAGATAGAGCTTTCTTATACCACAGAATTTGGGAAAAGAAAGGTTAACCTTGACCCAGGATATGTGGAACTTTCTAAGGTAGTTTTGTCCACCTTTAAAGATTATGCTCACAGGATTTATTTAGGTAGGGGAGTATTTGCTGAAGTTACCTTGATATACAAGGATAAAAGTTTTATCAGTCTTCCCTGGACTTATCCAGACTACCAGGCCTTTATTCCGGTTTTTAACCAGGCGAGAGAGATTTACAAGGGATTGAAAAAGAGGTCTTTATGCTGA